The genomic segment ACCCCACTGGgaaccccaaaaccaccccaaagacccccaaaaaccaccccaaagacccccaaaaccaccctagGGACCCCAAACCTCCTCAGGGACCCCTCCAACCCCCTCAGGACCCCCCAAACCACCCCAAAGACCCCCAAAACCACCTCGAgcccccccaaaaccaccccaaagACCCAAAAAACTACCCTAgggaccccaaaaccaccccaaggacccccaaaaccaccccaaagacccctccaacccccccaggaccccccaaaaccaccccaaagaccccaaaaccaccctagggaccccaaaaccaccccaaagaccccaaaaccaccctagGGACCCCAAAAACCACCTCGgggaccccaaaaccaccccaggaccccccaaaaccaccccaaaggccccaaaaccaccctagggacccccaaaaccacccaaagaccccccaaaaccaccctagggtcccctccaacccccccaggaccccccaaaaccaccccagaACACCCCCAAAAACCACCCCAAAgacccccaacccccccaggaccccccaaaaccaccctagggtcccctccaacccccccaggaccccccaaaaccaccccagaACACCCCCAAAAACCACCCTAAGGACCCCTCaacccccccaggacccccccaaaaccaccctagGGACCCCCAACCCTCCCCTAGGCCCCCCCAACCCCTACGGGGACTCCAAAACCCCCCCCGAGACCCCCCGCCCGGCACTCACGGCAGCGGCGCAGGCGGTGCTGCAGGCGGCGCAgggcagcacccatgggtgcccccgGGGGCAGGTCGgggcccagcagctcctccagcagcagggcgtGGGCGCAGGCCCGCAGGGGGGTGTCGGGGGGGGCCCCGTGGCGCAGCCCCACCCCCACCCAGCctattggggggggggggggggcggggggggaccCCTCGTTAGGGTGGGGACCCCCCCGTTGGGTTTGGGATCCCCCCGTTGGGTTGGGGACCCCCCCATTGACTTGGGGACCCCCCCATTGGGTTGGCGACCCCCCCATTGGGTTGGCGACCCCCCCATTGGGTTGGGGACCCCCCCATTGACTTGGGGACCCCCCCATTGAGTTGGGGACCCCCCCATTGGGTTGGCGACCCCCCCATTGACTTGGAGACCCCCCCATTGGGTTGAGGACCCCCCCATTGAGTTGGGGACCCCCCCATTGGGTTGGGGACCCCCCCGTTGAGTTGGCGACCCCCCCCATTGGGTTGGGGACCCCCCCATTGACTTGGCGACCCCCCCATTGGGTTGAGGACCCCCCCGTTGGGTTGGGGACCCCCCCATTTACTTGGGGACCCCCCCATTGAGTTGGCGACCCCCCCATTGGGTTGAGGACCCCCCCCATTGGGTTGGGGACCCCCCCATTGGGTTGGCGACCCCCCCGTTGACTTGGGGACCCCCCCATTGGGTTGGGGACCCCCCCATTGACTTGGGGACCCCCCCATTGAGTTGGGGACCCCCCCATTGGGTTTGGGACCCCCCCATTGAGTTGGGGACCCCCCCATTGGGTTGGCGACCCCCCCATTGGGTTTGGGACCCCCCCGTTGAGTTGAGGACCCCCCCATTGAGTTGAGGACCCCCCCATTGAGTTGGGGACCCCCCCATTGGGTTGGGGACCCCCCTATTGACTTGGGGACCCCCCCGTTGGGTTGGCGACCCCCCCATTGAGTTGGGAACCCCCCCACTGGGTTTGGGACCCCCCCATTGAGTTGGCGACCCCCCCATTGGGTTGGGAACCCCCCCATTGGGTTGGCGACCCCCCCGTTGACTTGGGGACCCCCCCATTGAGTTGGGGACCCCCCCATTGGGTTGGGGACCCCCCCATTGAGTTGGCGACCCCCCCATTggtttggggacccccccattggtttggggacccccccattGAGTTGGGGACCCCCCCAATGAGTTGGGGACCCCCCCATTGACTTGGAGACCCCCCCATTGGGTTGGGACCCCCCCGTTGACTTGGGGACCCCCCCATTGAGTTGGCGACCCCCCCATTGGGTTGGAGACCCCCCCATTGACTTGGCGACCCCCCCATTGAGTTGGGGACCCCCCCATTGGGTTGGGGACCCCCCATTGGGTTGAGGACCCCCCCATTGACTTGGCGACCCCCCCATTGGGTTTGGGACCCCCCCATTGGGTTGGCGACCCCCCCGTTGAGTTGGCGACCCCCCCGTTGACTTGGCGACCCCCCCATTGACGTGGCGACCCCCCCATTGGGTTGGCGACCCCCCCATTGGGTTTGGGACCCCCCCATTGACTTGGCAACCCCCCCGTTGACTTGGCGACCCCCCCACTGGGTTGAGGACCCCTCCCCAatttggggacccccccaaaattttggggacccccccccgcccccccccaccttGGCTGGGCCGCAGCACGATGAGGTAGTCGCGGGTGCCGCACTCCGCCGCCTTCCTCAGCTCGGCCACGCTGCGGGGACAAATTTGGGGACCCCCCCGCCAatttggggacccccccccaatttAGGGATCCCCCCCCAatttggggacccccccccggcccccaatttccgcccccctccccccccctttcctcaCCTCTTGACCAGGCGGTGGAGGGGGGCGCCCAGGTGGAGGCGCAGGCGGGTGCtggagcctggggggggggacattGGGGGGGGACGTTGGGTGACATTGGGTGACACGGGGGTGACATCGGGTGACGCGGGGGTGAGGGGTGACACTGGGTGGCGTGGGGGGGCGTTGGGGGGCGTTGGGTGGCACTGGGTGGCACTGGGTGACATTAGGGGGTGTTGGGTGGCACTGGGTGGCATTGGGTGACACTGGGTGGCACTGGGTGACActggggtggcactgggtggcATTGGGTGGCATTGGGTGACACTGGGTGGCACTGGGTGACGTTAGGGGGCGTTGGGTGGCActgggtggcactgggtggCATTGGGTGGCACTGGGTGACACTGGGTGGCACTGGGTGACCCCAGGTGACAAAAGGGTGACATTGGGTGACACTGGGGTGACGTTGGGTGACAAGGGGTGACACAAGGGTGGTGTTGGGTGACATTGGGTGACACTGGGTGACACTGGGTGATGCTGGGTGACACAAGGGTGGCATTGGGTGACATTGGGTGACACAAGGGTGGCGTTGGGTGACACAAGGGTGATGCTGGGTGACACGGGGGTGGCGTTGGGTGACACAAGGGTGACATTGGGTGACAAGGGGTGACACAAGGGTGACATTGGGTGGCACTGGGTGACGTTGGGTGACCCCAGGTGACAAAAGGGTGACATTGGGTGACACGGGGGTGATGTTGGGTGGCATTGGGTGACATTAAGGTGACAATGGGTGATGTTGGGTGGCACTGGGTGACACTGGGTGACAAGGGGATGAAGTTGGGTGACAAGGGGTGACACGAGGGTGTCATTGGGTGACACTGGGTGACCCCAGGTGACACAAGAGTGAGGTTGGGTGACATTAAAGTGACACTGGGTGACACAAGGGTGATGCTGGGTGACACGGGGGTGACACTGGGTGCCATTGGGTGACAAGAAGGTGACATTGGGTGACAAAGGGGTGAAGTTGGGTGACAAGGGGTGACATTGGGTGACAAAGGGGTGAAGTTGGGTGACATTGGGTGACACAAGGGTGGCATTGGGTGACAAGGGGGTGACGTAGGGTGACATTGGGTGACACTGGGTGACACTAGGGTGATGCTGGGTGACATGGGGGTGACACTGGGTGATGTTGGGTGACATGAGGGTGACATTGGGTGACAAGGGGGTGACGTAGGGTGACATTGGGTGGCGTTTGGTGACATTGGGTGACACCAGGTGACACTGGGTGACACTAGGGTGACCCCAGGTGACAAAAGGGTGACATCGGGTGACCCGGGGGTGACACAAAGACACTGGGTGACAAAGGGGTGACGTCACGTGACCCTGGGTGACCCCAGGTGACCCCGGGTGACCCCGGGTGACCCCAGGTGacaccccggggtgcccccaGCCTCACCGGGCAGCAGCGGCTCGCGGGGGTTGACCTCCTCGGGGCCGGGCACGGGCAGGCCGATGACGTCACCGCCGGGGGGCGTGGCCTGGGGCTTGGGGGCGGGGCTTCCCCGCAAGGCCCCGCCCAGGGCGAGGCGGAGGCGGGGCCTGTTGAGGGTGGGCAGGCACAGGGCCCCCACCGCCCTCACGTTGCAGCCCAGGTGGGCGGCCAccagcagggccaccagcacccagctcagCCTGCGGGGACGTTTCCCATCAGCCCTCGGGGCTCCCCGACCCTTCCCATCAGCCCCTGCGGCGCCCCCATCCCATCAGCCCCCGCGGTTCCCCAGCCAATCGCTGAGCTTCTTCTCCCCATGGGCAAAAACGAAAGTGAAAGTGAAAGTACTCCCCTATCCCATCAGCCCCTGGGGCTCAGGAACTTCCCATCAGCCCCTGGGGCTCCCCACGCCTTCCCATGAGCCCTTGCAGTGCCCCAATCCCATCAGCCCCCGGGGTTCCCCACCCCATGGtcaaaaatgaaagtgaaagtACAAAACGAAAGTGAAAGTACTCCCATATCCCATCAGCCTCTGGGGCTCAGAGCCTTCCCATCAGCCCCTGgggctccctgctccttcccatcAGCCCCTGCGGTGCCCCAATCCCGTCAGCCCCTGCGGTTCCCCAGCCAATCGCTGAGCTTCTTCTCCCCATGGTCAAAAACGAAAGTGAAAGTGAAAGTACTCCCGTATCCCATCAGCCCCTGGGGCTCGGAGCCTTCCCATCAGCCCCTGGGGCTCCCCATGCCTTCCCATAAGCCCTTGCAGTGCCCCAATCCCATCAGCCCCTGGGGTTCCCCACCCCATGGTCAAAAACGAAAGTGAAAGTGAAAGTCCTCCCGTATCCCATCAGCCCCTGGGGCTCGGGACCTTCCCATCAACCCCTGGGACTCCCCGCCCCTTCCCTCTGATTTAGCCACGCCCATCTGGTAGGCCCCGCCCCCTTTATTAAGCCCCGCCCCTTTTATTAGGCCCCGACCCCCTCTATTCCCCCCAATTGACCTTGGGGTCCCAccaggccccgccccctttACAAGCCCCGCCCCTTCGTAGACCACGCCCACCATTAGGCCACGCCCCCTTGTCTGACCACACCCACTCCGATAAGCCCCGCCCCCTTTGCTAATCCccaccccctccacccccccacTGACCCCATGGACCCGCCAAAGCCCCGCCCCCCTTTTCccaggccacgccccctccgtTAAGCCCCGCCCCTTTGTGTGGCCACGCCCCCCTAAGCCCCGCCCCTCTCACCAGGGCCGCCCCtccagcaggggcagcagcagcagcgccagcagcagccccacggcGTTCACCAGCGTCTCCTGCCCAGTATAAACCAGTAAGGACCAGTACAAACCAGTATGGACCAGTACAGACCAGTACAAACCAGTATGGGCCAGttacagctcccagctcccagccagtttccttcccagtgctcccagtatgAACTGGTTTgccccccagtgctcccagtatgAACCAGTTCCCCTCCCAGttcctcccagtgtccccatTACGAACTGGTTCCACTCCCAGTAAGCCCAGTATCAACCAGTTGCCCTCCCAGGTCCTCCCAGTGTTCCCAGTtcccctcccagtgctcccagtatgAACCAGTtcccctcccagtgctcccagtatgAACCAGTTCCcttcccagtgctcccagtatgAACCAGTTCCACTCCTGGTGCTCCCGGTACCAACCAGTTGCCCTCCCAGttcctcccagtgctcccagttcccCTCCCAGAGCTCCCATTACAAACCAGTTGCCCTCCCCTCATCCCACTCCCACCCCCAGcgctcccagtccctcccagtaaCCCCAGTGacccctcccagtccctcccagtaaCCCCACCCACCACCCCGctccctcccagtcccctcccagtccctcccagtgccccccaaccccccccaatcccttcccagcccctcccggcgccctccccagcccctcccagtgctcccagtttgTCCCAGTCCAAACCAGTCTCACCTGGCTGCCGTCCTTGGCGCTCACCTCGGCCGCGTTCTCCCTGCGGGCCTGGTGCACGGCCACGGCCGCCCGCGTGGCCCCgcccgccaccgccaccgcgCTCTGGGGACACCAGTTGGCTCCCAGTATGAACCAGTAACGACCAGTACcaccccagtgcctcccagcgCCACCAGAACGGCAGCCCAGTAGCTCCCAGTATCACCCAGTATCGCCCAGGGGCACCCAATGAGACCTTAATGGCACCCAGTAGcaccccagtgcctcccagtatCCCCCAGTATCTCCCAGCATCCCCCAGTATCCCTCTGACATCACCCCAGTACCCCCCAGTATCTCCCAGTACTCCCCAGTATCCCCCAGAACCACTCCAGTACCCCCCAGTATCCCCCCAGTAATCTCCCAGTATGCCCCACTATCACCCAGTATACCCCCAGTATGCCCCAGTACCACCCCAGTGCTCCCCAGTATCCCTCTGACATCACCCCAGTACGCCCCAGTATCTCCCAGTACTCCCCAGTACCACTCCAGTACCCCCCAGTACTCTCCCAGTATCCCCCAGTacacccccagtgccccccagtaTCTCCCAGTATACTCCCAGTACTCTCCCAGTACCACCCAGTATTTCCCAGTATACTCCCAGTACCCCCCAGTACCTCCCAGTACTCCCCAGTACCACTCTAAcaacctcccccagcccccaaaccccGCCCCCAACCCCACAGGCCACGCCCCCAAGCCCCCAAACCCCGCCCCAACCCCTCAAGCCACGCCCCCTATGAGGCCCCGCCCCCTATGACgtcacccccccaccccaggccCCCCAAACCcgccccctcccaccccaaaccccGCCCCCAACCCCACAGGCCACGCCCCCTACTCCACAGTCCACGCCCCCAACCCCACAGTCCACGCCCCCAACCCCACAGGCCACGCCCCCACGCCCCCAAACCCCGCCCCCAACCCACCAAAACCCCACCCCGAACCCCCAAACCCCACCCCCAACCACCCCAAACCCCGCCCCCAACCACCCCAAACCCCGCCCCCAACCCCTCGAGGCCACGCCCCCTATGACGTCACACCTTGGCGACGGCGGCCACgcccagcagcagaggccccgcccccccgcaGCCGGgcgccagcagctccagcagcagccccgcaTCGTTGATGACGTCAGCGGCCAGCCTGCAAGGGGGCGGGGCCACCGAGAAAGGGGGCGGGGTTAGCGCCGAGGGGCGGGGTTTAGCGCCGAGGGGCGGGGTTCACGGGAGGTCACGTGACTCACCGCCACTGCTTGGCCTCGCAGTCCAGGGAGGGTCTGTGGGGGGAGGGACCAGTATAAACCAGTATGGACCAGTATGGACTGGTACCAACCAGTATGGACCAGTATAAACCAGTACGGATCAGTACAGATCAGTATAAACCAGTATGGCCCAACATAAACCAGTATGGCCCAATATAAACCAGTATGGACCAGTACAGACCAGTATAAACCAGTATGGACCAGTATGGACCAATATGGACCAGCATAGTACAGTACAAACCAAGCCAGTATGGACCAGTATGGACCCATACAGACCAGTACCAACCAGTATGGACCAGTACCAACCAGTATAAAGACTGGTACCAACCAGTATGGACCAATATAGACCAGCACAAACCAAACCAGTATAGACCAGTATAGACCAGTATGGACCTGTACAGACCAGTACCAACCAGTACAGACCAGTATAAACCAGTATGGGCCAGTATAGACCAGTATGGCCCAGTACAAAGCAGTACATACCAGTATATGCCAGTATAGACTGGTATGAATCAGTATGGACCAGTACATGCTTATCTAGGCCAGTATAGACCAGTACATACCAGTATAAACCAATATGAACCAATATAGACCAGCACAAACCCATATAACCAATACACACCAGTATAAACCAGTATGGACCAGTATAAACCAGTATAGACTAGCACAGACCCCCTATAACAAATATAGACCAGTATAAACCAGTATGGGTCAGGATAAACCAGTACGGACCAGTAGGGACTGGTATGGACCAAGAAGGGCCCCAGTGATAACCAGTAACAACCAGTAgcccctcccagtgctcccagtaacACTTCCCTGTACATCCCAGTAACCCAAGTGAACCCTCCCAGTAACTCCCAGTAATCCCAATAatccctcccagtgctcccagtaacTTCCAGTAACCCCAATGacccctcccagtccctcccagtaaGCCCAATGacccctcccagtccctcccagtgctcccagtccctcccagtccccccagtgacccctcccagtccctcccagtccccccagtGACCCCTCCCAGTCCTTCCCAGTAACCCCAATGacccctcccagtccctcccagtgctcccagtccctcccagtgcccccagtgctCACCCCTGGAGCCAGGCGAAGATGATGCGCGTCACCATCCCCACCCCATCTGCGGGGACACAATTTTGGGGTGAAATCAGCCAATTTTGGGTCACCCCAAAAGATTTAAGTCAGAATCATGAAATTTTGGGGTGAAATCAGGGAAATTTGGGGGCGAGGAAACTTTGGGGTGAAATCCGGAGATTTGGGGAATTAAACCAGGAGGGAAAAAGGATACGGGAAAATTTGGGGGATAATgaggggggtttggggtgaaATCAGagagatttgggaaaaaaagagaatttgggAATTCAATCAAgggattttggggtgaaatcaGGAAGATTTGGGAATGAaatctgggggttttggggcAAAATCAGGGAGATTTggggaaaatacagaatttggGAATGAAATTAAGGGATTTTGAGGTGAAATCAAGGAGATTTGGGAATGAAATCTGGAGATTTTTGGGTGAAATCAGagagatttggggaaaaaagagaatttggAATGAAATCTGGGGATTCTGGGGCAAAATCAGGTAGATttgggaaaaatacagaatttcagaatgaaatctGGAAATTTTGGGCTGAAATTGGTGAGATTTGGtaaaaaatgtagaatttgGGAATGAAATCTGGAgattttggggtgaaatcaGGGAGACTTGGGGAAAATCTAGGATTTGGGAATGAAATCAGGGAATTTTGGGGTAAAATCAGGGAGATTTgggaaaatacagaatttggGAATTAAATTAGGGGATTTTGAGGTGAAATCAAGGAGATTTGGGAATGAAATCTGGAgattttggggtgaaatcagagagatttggggaaaatacagaatttcagAATGAAACCTGGAAATTTTGGGGTGAAATTGCTGAGATTTGGtaaaaaatgtagaatttgGGAATTAAATCTGGAgattttggggtgaaatcaGGGAGACTTGGGGAAAATCTAGGATTTTGGAATGAAATCAGGGAATTTTGGAGTGAAATCAGGGAGATTTGGGAAAATTCAAAATTTAGGAATGAAATCTGGGGATTCTGGGGTGAAATTTGTGAGATTTGGtaaaaaatgtagaatttgGGAATGAAATCTGGAGATTTTAGGGTGAAATCAGAGAAATTTGGGTTAGAAATGGGATTTGGGGAGTGAAATTAGGGAATTTTGGGGAGAAATCATGGAGATTTGGGAAAATTGGGAATAAAATCAGGAGATTTTGGGGTGAAATCggggagatttgggaaaaaGGAGActttggaaatgaaatctgaagattttggggagatttggggaaaatataGGATTTGGCAATGAAATCTGGAGATTCTGGGGTGAAATCAGggagatttggggaaaaaaaaggagaatttggGAATGAAATTaggggattttggggtgaaagcagggagatttgggaaaaatacagaatttggaaatgaaatcaggagattttggggtgaaatcaAAGAGATTTGGTATAGCAATGGGATTTGGGGAGTGAAATCAGGAgattttggggtgaaatcaCGGAATTTGGGGGTATAAAAGAATTCAGGGAGGGGAATCAGGAGATTTTGGGGTGAGAAAGGGCGATTTTGGggcagaaaagaaaggttttggGGTCACCAAATTGAGGGGAAACCTGAGCGTTTTGGggccaaaacaaaaaactggaGGGGGACGAGGGGAGATTTGGGGTGAAACCGGGGGATTTTAGGAGCCCTAGACctgattttggggtgaaaaagagagattttggGGTGAAAATGAAGGATTTGGGGTCGCCAAATTTTGAGGGGTTTTGGGGCCACTTCCAGAGATTTTGGGGCCAGAATGAAAAACTGAGGGGGAATGAGGGGACATTTGGGGTGAAACTGGGGGTTTTTGGGGGTGCCGGAGCcgattttggggtgaaaaaggaGGATTTTGGGGGTGAAAATGAAGGATTTGGGGTCGCCAAATTTTGAGGGGCTTTGGGGCCACTACCGGAGATTTTGGGGCCAGAATGAAAAACTGAGGGGGAATGAGGGGACATTTGGGGTGAAACCGGGGGTTTTTGGGGGTGCCGGAGCcgattttggggtgaaaaagggGGATTTTGGGTGGACTCACCGCGCAGCACCCAGGTGAGGGTGGCCCCGGTGGCGGTGGCCGCGCTGTCCCCGACCCCCACGGTCTGCAGCACCGCGCGGGTGGAGAGCGTCCCGGTCACCGTGCTGCACAGCGCCTGCCAGTACGGACCAGTACAAACCAGTAAGGACCAGTATAAACCAGTATAAAGCAGTATGGACCAGTAGCAATAGCCACTAAGGCTCAGATCCCGCCCAGTAACTCCCAGTGTTCCCAGGAACCCTTCAAAGCACCAGGATGCCCGTCACGGTGCTGCACAGCGCCTGCCAGTACGGACCAGTACAAACCAGTAAGGACCAGTATAAGCCAGTATAAACCAGTATGGACCCGTATTGTCCAGTATTGATAGCTACAAAAGGCCAGATCCTGCCCAGTaactcccagtgctcccagtaagCCCCCAGGGTGCCAAAATCTCCACCAGGGTGCTACGCAGCACCTCCCAGTAATGACCAGTATAAACCAGTAACGAGCAGTCTAAACCAGTAAGAACCTGTATGGACCAGTATCGATAGCCACTAAGGCCCAGACCCTGCCCAGTTaactcccagtgctcccagtaagACCTCAAGACCCCAGGACACCCCTCAGGGTGCTGCACAGCGCCTGCCAGTACAGACCAGTACAAACCAGTAAAGACCAGTATAAGCCAGTATAAACCACTAGGAACCAGTATTGATAACCGCTAAGGCCCAGATCCTTCCCAGTAGcacccagtgctcccagtaagCCCTCAAGACCCCTCAGGGTGCTGCACAGTGCCTGCCAGTATGGGCCAGTATAA from the Aythya fuligula isolate bAytFul2 unplaced genomic scaffold, bAytFul2.pri scaffold_80_arrow_ctg1, whole genome shotgun sequence genome contains:
- the RUSF1 gene encoding RUS1 family protein C16orf58 homolog, translated to MAASPPGGLRRAAERLLLPQGYPESVSGDYGRYQGWDSLQALCSTVTGTLSTRAVLQTVGVGDSAATATGATLTWVLRDGVGMVTRIIFAWLQGPSLDCEAKQWRLAADVINDAGLLLELLAPGCGGAGPLLLGVAAVAKSAVAVAGGATRAAVAVHQARRENAAEVSAKDGSQETLVNAVGLLLALLLLPLLEGRPWLSWVLVALLVAAHLGCNVRAVGALCLPTLNRPRLRLALGGALRGSPAPKPQATPPGGDVIGLPVPGPEEVNPREPLLPGSSTRLRLHLGAPLHRLVKSVAELRKAAECGTRDYLIVLRPSQGWVGVGLRHGAPPDTPLRACAHALLLEELLGPDLPPGAPMGAALRRLQHRLRRC